DNA sequence from the Candidatus Limnocylindrales bacterium genome:
ATCGAGAATGTCGTCTCGCGCATCGCCAAGGTGCCCACGCGCAGCGTCAAGGTCGACGACAAGAGGCGCCTGGAGACGCTGGCGCGCGACCTGAAGCTTCTCATCTACGGTCAGGAGCAGGCTGTCGAGCAGGTCGTCAACGCGATCCAGCTTTCGCGCGCGGGCCTCGGCGAGCCCGACAAGCCCATTGGCAGCTTCCTGTTCGCAGGGCCTACGGGTGTCGGCAAGACCGAGCTGGCCAAACAGCTGGCGGCCGCGCTCGACATCGCCTTCGTGCGCTTCGACATGTCCGAGTACATGGAGAAGCACTCGGTCTCGCGCCTGATCGGCTCGCCGCCGGGCTACGTCGGCTTCGACCAGGGCGGCCAGCTGACCGAGGCGATCCATCGGACGCCGCACGCCGTGCTGCTGCTGGACGAGATCGAGAAGGCGCACCAGGACATCGACAACATCCTGCTGCAGATCATGGATTACGCCACGCTGACGGATAACAACGGCCGCAAGACCGACTTCCGCAACGTGATCCTGATCATGACGACCAACACCGGCGCGCGCGAAAGCATGGCCAACTCGATCGGATTCGAGTCGAAGGCCGACTTCACCGGCAAGAGCAGCAAGGCCATCGAGACGGCGTTCAATCCCGAGTTCCGCAACCGCCTGACGGCCATCGTGCAGTTCCGCGCGCTCGGCATGGACATCGCCGAGCAGATCGTCGAGAAGATGGTGGCCGAGCTGGAGGCGCGCCTGAAGCCGCGCGGCATCGACCTGGTGCTGGATCCGAGCGCGCGCGCGTGGCTGGCCAGGAAGGGCTACGACGAGAAGTTCGGGGCGCGCCCGATGCGGCGCCTGATCGAGAACGAAATCTCGCACAAGCTGTCCCACGAGATCCTGTTCGGGCGTCTGGCCAGGGGCGGCAGCGTCACGATCAAGGGCGGAGAGAGCGGGCTGGCGTTCGAGTTCTGAGGGCCCGCCGCCATGACGGCGGGCGCATCCCGCGCCTCACGCCGCCTCCCGGCTCCCCACTCCCGTCGTGATCTCCCACAGCCGCAGCGGCCCCTTGCCGCCCGGCTCCAGCGGCGGCGTGGCAAATCCCGCTCCGTCGCGCAGTCCCGCCAGCAGCTCGCGCAGCGCATCGATGGCCGTGAAACGCGGCGCCCATCCCAGCTCGTCGCGAGCGCGCGCCGTGCTCATGATCGGCACCCGCATCGCCAGGTCCACCCAGCCGACGTCCGAGGGCTGAAGGTGGAGACGCCAGGTCGCCGACGCGGCCATGCGAAGCGGAGCCTCGGGCATGCGAATGGGCCGCGCCGACAGCACCGCGGCGAGCGCCGGTCCGTCCAGCACCGGCTCGGCGGCGACGTTGAAGGCGCCGCGCACCGGCCGAAGCAGCGCCAGGCGGGCAGCTTCGGCGACATCGATGGAGTGCACGGCCTGGAAACGCAGCGTGGCAACGTCCGGCACCACCGGCACCAGGCCTGGACGCAGCAGCACGTTCGGGAAGAAAGGGCCTAGGAAGAGGCGGCGGATGCCGGAGGCCGCCTCGCGTTGGAAGATGAGGCCCGGCCGCAGGCGCACGACACGCACGTGCGCATTGGCCGCTTCGAACACGTCGAGCATGCGCTCGACGGCCGCCTTGTGGCGCGAGTACGGCGAGGTGGCGATTCCTTCGCTCGGCCAGCTCTCTTCGACCGGCCGGTTTTTGGGACCGGGGCTGTACGTGCCGACCGATGAAGCGTGCACGAGCGTTTGCACGCCGGCTTTCGCCACGGCCTCCATCACGCGCGCGCTGCCGTCGATGTTGGTGCGCCGAAGGATGTCCTCACGATGCGAGGGCTGGATGAGCCACGCCAGGTGCACGACTGCGTCGGCACCGCAGAAGTGCGGCGCCAGGTCATCGGCGGCCACGTCGGCCTGAACCCACGACGTCTTGTCAGGCCGCCACGCCGGCAGCCGGCGCGCGATACCGACGATGCTCGAGAACTGCGGATCGGATGCGAGGGCGGAGACGAGGCTGGTGCCGAAGTTCCCGGTTGCTCCGGTGATGACGATGCGCACGATGTGCTCCTCCCTGCCTCGGCCGCGCAGCGGCGGCGCGAGTGTCGGTGACGTCGAATCACGATCGGCTCGCCGTGCTCATTGTCAATGCGAGCGGTCCCTCACTCGGCGCACCATCGCCAACAGCGCACCTGCTCGCGGCATGCCGCTCCCGGCGCATGATTTCCCGGCGCCGACGACCGATTGCGCCCATACCGCGGCGGCAAGTCTTGCTCGCCGCGCCGAGGCGACCTACGCGTGAAGGGTGGACCTGCAATCCGCCCTCGCACCCATGGGGCAGGGCGCCGAGCAGATCGCGCACCTCTTCCGATGGATGGCCTGGGGTGCCGCGGCGATCTGGGCAGCCGTGACGGCGCTTCTCCTGTACTCGATCCACGGACGCCGCCGCCTGCGCGATGAGCATCAGGCGCGGCTGCTGATCATCGGCGGCGGCATCGTCTTTCCCGCCCTCGTGCTGACAACGCTGCTCACCTATGGCCTGGCGCTGCTTCCGGACCTTCTGGCTGCCGCGCCACCGGGCAGCGTTCGCATCGAGGTCACCGGCGAGCAGTGGTGGTGGCGCGTGCGCTATCCATCGGGGCACACGCACATCGAGCTGGCGAACGAGCTTCGCTTGCCGGCGGGTGAGCACGTCGAGCTCGAGCTCCGTGCAGCCGACGTGATCCACTCGCTCTGGATCCCTTCGCTCGGCGGCAAAACCGACATGATTCCCGGCCGCACCACACGGATGCGTCTGGGCCCGTCGCGCTCCGGCGTCTATCGCGGCGTCTGCGCCGAGTACTGCGGGGCTTCGCACGCGCTGATGGCGCTCGACGTGCACGTCGTGCCGCGCGAGCAGTTCGATGCGTGGCTGGCCGCGCAGGCGCGACCGGCAGCGGGTCCGCATGATGGCGCC
Encoded proteins:
- a CDS encoding NAD-dependent epimerase/dehydratase family protein, with the translated sequence MRIVITGATGNFGTSLVSALASDPQFSSIVGIARRLPAWRPDKTSWVQADVAADDLAPHFCGADAVVHLAWLIQPSHREDILRRTNIDGSARVMEAVAKAGVQTLVHASSVGTYSPGPKNRPVEESWPSEGIATSPYSRHKAAVERMLDVFEAANAHVRVVRLRPGLIFQREAASGIRRLFLGPFFPNVLLRPGLVPVVPDVATLRFQAVHSIDVAEAARLALLRPVRGAFNVAAEPVLDGPALAAVLSARPIRMPEAPLRMAASATWRLHLQPSDVGWVDLAMRVPIMSTARARDELGWAPRFTAIDALRELLAGLRDGAGFATPPLEPGGKGPLRLWEITTGVGSREAA
- the coxB gene encoding cytochrome c oxidase subunit II, coding for MDLQSALAPMGQGAEQIAHLFRWMAWGAAAIWAAVTALLLYSIHGRRRLRDEHQARLLIIGGGIVFPALVLTTLLTYGLALLPDLLAAAPPGSVRIEVTGEQWWWRVRYPSGHTHIELANELRLPAGEHVELELRAADVIHSLWIPSLGGKTDMIPGRTTRMRLGPSRSGVYRGVCAEYCGASHALMALDVHVVPREQFDAWLAAQARPAAGPHDGAGGEVAAADHGDAGAAARGGAGTAATGGDAAARGGDLFHLYGCGACHTVRGTPARGQVGPDLTHVASRRVLAAGTISHASHTGALHRVPDRRAALKQWIARSESLKPGVHMPAFDMLDERELDALAAYLEGLR